One stretch of Glandiceps talaboti chromosome 7, keGlaTala1.1, whole genome shotgun sequence DNA includes these proteins:
- the LOC144438204 gene encoding uncharacterized protein LOC144438204, which yields MADKEVIMYWQASTLYMSCLFFGCLVGLFGLATGSEDIYYMANWDHCIEKIDSTVQGGRVSSQIHDHYSRDIDCIMTIEAEHDQQILVKFEKFDIPDVLWDECKDALYVYEGYDSNPNNSLTTEGGLCGTKIPSDISSNGRALTLRFRTNNAVEGRGYTFVFAAFTVSWVTHTCPREGDFRCENSRCIEPTLLCDGNDNCGDGTDESTSEYEADCPLPWTDVIGNILRLGNAAIIGLLAVLIALVISMICLIACCCRKRRCCTGRSRKKRYMRYSQAVRGEIAGNTLQYQHERRKAKKKDEQSSTLRSYTPAIMEGGFAGDDYFKGNRRRSREIYRPIREDSFPQLPTPSNTPINVDTQQQNRASSSSDLQDPNMISAVMTSLERERRRQGLEETDSLDI from the exons aCTACATGGCAAACTGGGACCACTGCATAGAGAAGATAGACTCCACAGTACAAGGAGGTCGCGTGTCGTCACAAATCCATGACCACTACAGTAGAGACATTGACTGTATCATGACTATCGAAGCCGAACACGACCAGCAAATTttagtaaaatttgaaaaattcgACATTCCCGATGTATTGTGGGATGAGTGCAAGGACGCCCTTTACGTTTACGAAGGCTACGATAGCAATCCGAACAACTCACTGACGACAGAGGGCGGACTTTGTGGAACGAAGATACCCTCCGATATCTCCAGTAACGGTCGCGCCTTGACTTTGCGCTTTAGGACTAACAACGCCGTTGAGGGGAGGGGgtacacatttgtatttgcTGCATTTACTGTTTCTTGGG TTACACATACGTGTCCGAGAGAGGGAGATTTTCGTTGTGAGAATTCACGATGTATTGAGCCTACATTACTGTGCGATGGTAACGACAACTGTGGTGACGGTACAGACGAATCTACCAGTGAATACGAAGCAGACTGTCCTCTCC CATGGACTGACGTCATTGGTAACATTCTGCGACTAGGCAATGCCGCCATTATTGGACTGCTCGCCGTCTTAATTGCCCTGGTAATATCCATGATATGCCTTATCGCTTGCTGCTGTAGAAAGAGGCGATGCTGTACTGGACGAAGCAGGAAAAAACGATACATGAGATATTCGCAAGCCGTGCGAGGCGAAATCGCCGGAAACACTTTACAATACCAACATGAAAGGAGAAAGGCGAAGAAAAAAGACGAACAGTCGTCCACACTGCGAAGTTACACCCCCGCCATAATGGAGGGAGGGTTTGCAGGGGATGATTATTTTAAGGGAAATAGGCGGCGAAGTCGTGAGATTTATAGACCGATAAGGGAGGATTCGTTCCCTCAGCTACCGACACCGTCAAATACCCCCATCAACGTCGACACACAGCAACAGAATCGGGCCTCGTCGTCGTCTGATCTTCAAGACCCGAACATGATTTCTGCGGTCATGACGTCACTAGAAAGAGAACGTCGTCGCCAGGGTTTGGAAGAAACGGATAGCCTTGATATTTGA